Proteins found in one Geomonas subterranea genomic segment:
- a CDS encoding NADH:flavin oxidoreductase/NADH oxidase, protein MSILFTPLTLRELVFKNRVFVSPMCMYSSREGLPTDWHMVHLGSRAVGGAGLVMVEATAVTPQGRISPDDSGIWSAEHAAAYLPITRFIKEQGAVPGVQLAHAGRKASTDLPWRGGRPVDVNHRGWQTIAPSPVPFSKEEPVIPREATQQDLEALLGQFAQAARRSIEAGFEVAEIHMAHGYLLHQFLSPLSNRRGDEFGGSLENRCRFPLRVAKAVRDIWPEHLPVFVRVSASDWMEGGWDLEQTLHLCKALKDIGIDLIDCSTGGMVPEAMPPFGPGFQTPFATAIKKEVGIPTGAVGFITDPAQAEQIVATGLADSVFLARALLRDPYWPLHAAKALGVDLPWPAQYERAK, encoded by the coding sequence ATGAGCATCCTTTTCACACCTCTTACCCTGCGCGAGTTGGTCTTCAAAAACCGTGTCTTCGTGTCACCGATGTGCATGTACTCCAGCAGGGAGGGGCTTCCCACCGACTGGCACATGGTGCACCTGGGGAGCCGGGCCGTCGGCGGCGCGGGCCTCGTCATGGTCGAGGCCACTGCAGTGACGCCGCAGGGGAGAATTTCCCCCGACGACAGCGGCATCTGGAGCGCCGAGCACGCTGCCGCCTATCTCCCCATCACGCGCTTCATAAAGGAACAGGGCGCGGTCCCCGGCGTGCAGTTGGCCCATGCGGGGCGCAAGGCCTCCACCGATCTCCCCTGGAGGGGAGGACGCCCCGTCGACGTCAACCACCGCGGCTGGCAAACCATCGCCCCAAGCCCGGTCCCCTTTTCCAAAGAGGAGCCGGTGATCCCCCGTGAGGCGACCCAGCAGGACCTGGAAGCGCTGCTCGGGCAGTTCGCCCAGGCGGCGCGGCGCAGCATCGAGGCCGGCTTCGAGGTGGCCGAGATCCACATGGCGCACGGCTACCTGCTGCACCAGTTCCTGTCACCGCTCTCCAACCGGCGCGGCGACGAGTTCGGGGGCTCGCTCGAGAACCGCTGCCGGTTTCCGCTCCGGGTCGCTAAGGCGGTGCGGGACATCTGGCCCGAACACCTTCCGGTCTTTGTCAGGGTTTCGGCCTCGGACTGGATGGAGGGAGGGTGGGATCTGGAGCAGACCCTGCACCTTTGCAAGGCGCTAAAGGATATCGGCATCGACCTCATCGACTGCTCCACCGGCGGGATGGTACCCGAGGCCATGCCACCGTTCGGCCCCGGTTTCCAGACGCCGTTCGCGACCGCCATAAAAAAAGAAGTGGGCATACCTACTGGAGCTGTCGGTTTCATCACCGATCCGGCGCAGGCCGAGCAGATCGTCGCCACAGGCCTTGCCGACTCCGTGTTCCTGGCGCGGGCCCTGCTGCGGGACCCGTACTGGCCGCTGCACGCGGCGAAGGCCCTGGGCGTTGATCTACCCTGGCCGGCTCAATACGAGAGGGCGAAATAG
- the mutM gene encoding bifunctional DNA-formamidopyrimidine glycosylase/DNA-(apurinic or apyrimidinic site) lyase, translating into MPELPEVEVTRLGIKDHLTGARIASIALHIPKLRNMVPEGLSEILAGQTIRSLERRGKYLILDCGSGALLLHLGMTGHLRLVPATSGRGPHDHFELLVDSGLALRLNDPRRFGSIHFTTSDPLQHPLLRKIGPEPLTTAFDAHYLYYASRRRTVALQRFLMDSAVVAGIGNIYAAESLFRCRLHPETAAGELPQAECAKVVAAIKETLAVSIATGRSSMDFLCAGEKLAYFPQQLYVYGREGLPCRECGAPIIRGRLGNRSTFFCAVCQR; encoded by the coding sequence ATGCCAGAATTACCCGAAGTCGAAGTCACACGGCTGGGGATCAAGGATCACCTCACCGGCGCCCGGATCGCGTCCATCGCGCTGCACATCCCTAAACTGCGGAACATGGTTCCGGAGGGGCTGTCCGAGATCCTCGCCGGGCAGACCATCCGCTCTCTGGAGCGCCGCGGCAAGTACCTGATCCTTGACTGCGGCTCCGGAGCGCTGCTGCTGCACCTGGGGATGACCGGTCACCTGCGCCTGGTGCCGGCCACCAGCGGGCGCGGCCCCCACGACCACTTCGAGCTGCTGGTCGATTCGGGACTCGCGCTCCGGTTGAACGATCCGCGCCGCTTCGGTTCGATCCACTTCACCACGTCCGACCCGCTGCAACACCCGTTGCTGCGCAAGATCGGACCGGAACCGCTCACCACGGCGTTCGATGCCCACTACCTTTACTACGCGAGCCGGCGCAGGACGGTGGCCCTGCAACGCTTCCTGATGGACAGCGCCGTTGTTGCCGGAATCGGTAACATCTACGCCGCCGAGAGCCTCTTTCGCTGCCGGCTCCACCCGGAGACAGCTGCTGGAGAACTGCCCCAGGCAGAGTGCGCCAAAGTGGTCGCCGCCATCAAGGAGACCCTCGCCGTCTCCATCGCCACCGGGCGCTCCAGCATGGATTTCCTGTGCGCCGGGGAGAAGCTCGCCTACTTCCCGCAGCAACTCTACGTCTACGGGAGGGAGGGGCTCCCCTGCCGGGAGTGCGGCGCCCCCATCATCAGGGGGAGGCTCGGCAACCGCTCCACCTTCTTCTGCGCCGTTTGCCAGCGCTGA
- a CDS encoding Bax inhibitor-1/YccA family protein, producing the protein MERYQTQYRTITVVNSGVMRGVYGWMSGGLLLTALVSVITASTPALLQAILGNRILFYALLFGELGLVVAISGAINRISTAAASLLFLLYAALNGLTMSTIFVAYTHSSIASTFLVTAGMFGAMSLYGYLTRSDLSSWGSFLFMGLVGVVIASLVNIFLHSSMLNWVLSLCGIIVFTGLTAYDTQRIKQMGNSGGKGAILGALTLYLDFINMFLLLLRFLGDRR; encoded by the coding sequence ATGGAAAGATATCAGACACAGTACCGGACCATAACCGTAGTCAACAGCGGCGTGATGAGAGGAGTCTATGGCTGGATGAGCGGCGGGCTGCTACTGACCGCTCTCGTTTCTGTCATAACCGCATCCACGCCGGCCCTGTTACAGGCCATCCTCGGCAACCGCATACTCTTCTACGCGCTCCTCTTTGGTGAGCTGGGGCTGGTGGTGGCCATAAGCGGGGCCATCAACCGGATCAGCACGGCGGCTGCGAGCCTGCTCTTTTTACTGTACGCGGCGCTCAACGGCCTGACGATGTCCACGATCTTCGTCGCCTACACACACTCCTCCATCGCCTCGACCTTCCTCGTCACCGCGGGGATGTTCGGCGCCATGAGCCTCTACGGCTACCTGACCAGGAGCGACCTCTCCTCCTGGGGGAGCTTCCTGTTCATGGGACTGGTCGGGGTGGTGATTGCCTCCCTGGTGAACATCTTCCTGCACAGCTCGATGCTCAACTGGGTACTGAGCCTGTGCGGCATCATCGTCTTCACCGGCCTTACCGCCTACGACACCCAGAGGATCAAGCAGATGGGGAACTCCGGCGGCAAGGGAGCCATCCTCGGCGCGCTCACCCTCTACCTCGACTTCATCAACATGTTCCTGCTGCTGCTTCGTTTCCTGGGCGACCGCAGGTAA